The genomic stretch GCTCATAATGAGAAACCCCTTCAAGGATTTTCTTATATGGAATTGAAGAAACCAAACCCGATAAGACTTTAAACTGATACTGGTTTTTAACTTCAAATCTATTTCCATCTTCATCCTCGTCTTCATCGATCTCAAAGTGGGTGTCCTCTTCTATTGATCTTTCTTGGAGCAATTCATATAGATACTCAGGAGTCGTATTTCCAAACATAGGATCTTCATATGGTCCCCAGTCTTTTATTAAGACATATATAAAATCTGTCGGTTTATAAAGCTCTTCGAAAATTGTATTTACTCGTTTATTTACTTGAACAATTCTCCGCTTTGATCCGTTTCGATATGGTTCACCTAATTCAAAACGGATGTTAATATCACTCCAATATTCAGGAAACTTATCTTTTAAGTAACTATACATATCCTGTGGCATTATATCCCCTCAGTTTGTTATGTCATATGATCTTTCATCCGGTATAAAACTCACTTGGAATGGCAAATGGAATCAAAATACAGATAAAAAAACTTAAAGCAATATATTTCTTATTTAAACTCACCCAAAAAAACCCCCTACATTTTTCCATTACATAATAAATCGAAAAAAGTTCTTATATGACAACAGTATTCTGCCTGTCAGCTTAATAAAGAAAGGGAGCAGCTGCCGCGCGGCAAATTGCCCCTTATTTGTTCAACTATCGTTTCCTGTTAGTTGGACTATCCACTGAACAGAACTTCTACGCTTGGGTAGATGGGATAAAGATATTAATTAACTTGTTCAATTGATGAAACTGGTCCCGTTCAATAAGTACGACTAATATTTCAATAGCGATAGTTCGTACCGTTAGCGTTAAAGGCGATCCACACCTCACCGGCTTCAATATCCACGTAATCCTAAATATCGGTAACGCTTATTGTCGGGTCAACCATAACCGCAATCCGTTTTAATCCTTGAACATAATCCCCGTGATCCTCGATACATTCGCGATCGAAGCACCAAATGTCGTTAGTTGGGTAGAGATCACTGCTAGATTCTATGCAGTCTCTTTCCCTCCCCATACTCATTAGGAGATGAATGTAAGGGCGTTCCTCATAATCACTGATTTTGAAATCTAATATGTCCCTAATGTCTATTTTCCTTTTAAATGTAATTCCTAATTTACCCAGATTTGCGAGCTGCTCTTCAATCGAAATACGGACTTGCGGAGGCTTGGAAAGTTTGTATTTGCTCTTAAAAAAACTAAACATGCCTTTGATGATCCCCCCTTGTTGCAGATCACAATTCACCACCGGTTCTTGACCAAAATCCCCAATAATGAATTGGTGAAGATAGTTGTATTCTACTATCGTTGCCCGTCCCTCAGTTTATTACAAAATTAAGCATGGCATGAGGTTATTTCACTATAAGCATTTTTGCAACAAAAAGATTTGAAGCATTGTGCACAGCCAAAACCAATTACTTCGTCAAAAGATGCTTCATTTTAACTGACTTTAACAATTCGCCTATTTCAGGAAAATAACCTTTATTTTCCTCTGTAAACCTATCGTTAGTTCAATAAAATATCCCGCCCCAGAGACTCAATGAGGACAATACAGCGGAAGTAAGATTATAATAAATGACTTGATTGACACATAGATTGCCCTTACAATAAGCTTATCTTTCTAAATGAGGTGACTTGGATGGCATTACGTATCGTTCGAGGTATTTAGTTTTCGGGCTGGAAAAAACGCGTACCAGCCATCAAGGGGGTTCTCTACTCTTTTGATAACATGAAAACTAATTTCGGACGGTGTCGGCCGCATCCCCTATACAGCCAAAGGACACCAAGAGCTGCCTGGATACAAGGACCGATGAACATCATCGCTGCCTATTCAGCAACTCTATATCCTTTGGCTGTTTATTATCCCAGTGGAAGGATTGAAAAAAATAAATGAACGAGTTAGAATATAAAAGTTTTTATGAGCTTGTTGGAAAATTAAATGGATGGGATTTTAGTAAAGTCAAAAGCACATCTGAAGGAGCGAAATGGGACTTTTTCCGTGAAGTTTCCCAAAGATGCAAGCAGTCGGATATATTATTGGATATAGGCACGGGTGGCGGCGAGGCTTTGATATCAATCGCTGATACTGCCTTGTTATTAGTTGGAATTGACGAATCGTCCGCTATGGTTAAAACAGCAAATGAAAACATAAAAAAATTAAATAAGAAAAATGTACGTGTTTTAAAAATGGATTCGGAGAGAATAAGCTTTCCAGAGCTTTTTTTTGATGTGGTTTGCTCTCGACACGCTCCTTTTTATGCAGATGAGGTCGCAAAAGTCTTAATAAATGACGGTATATTTCTTACGCAACAAGTAAGTGAAGGTGATAAATCTAACATTAAGCAGGCTTTTGGTAGAGGGCAGGCATTTGGTGTTCCGGAGGGTACTTTAAAGGATCAATATATTTCAGAACTAAGCCAGGCAGGATTTAAGGACATACAATCTTTTGAATATGATGCAACAGATTATTTCAAAACATACGAGGATTTAATATTTTTATTGAAATACACCCCGATAATTCCTGGCTTTGGAACGCATGAAAATGATTTTGATATATTAGAAAAATTCATCGAAACTTATCAGACAGGTAAGGGAATAATGACTAATTCAAAGCGTTTCATGATATCCGCACGTAAATAACGTTTATATCTCGTGATTTAGGAAGTTGAAAAAACTATACCGTTGAAAAGGAACCGATACGGTTCCTTTTTAAATACGTCCAATGGGGACCACTTCCCCTATTGCGCTATCCTGCACACTAGCAGGATAGAAGCTGATTTTCCGAACTCCCACTCGTCTATGTTGCACTCACGCAGGATAGGCAGCTTTACAGGTGTGTCTTAAGCTGAAACCAAGCTATTCTAATGCAAATGTGCAGGATAGCCTGCCAGTGGAGGAACGGGTGGTCGTGCTCGGAGTGAATTTCGACTATCTTAGAACTAATCCTCCAACGTGCCAACGGGCTCTTCAACTAACCAAATACAACGTTAAACTGCCCCAGGTTCTCACTATCTAGTCCCTATAACTGCCTTTTATGCTGGTTCAACGCTGAGCATAATGAATGGTTTACACTAATTTTATCAACTAAATGTTTTTGTCCTCATATCCCCACAGTTCCAGTATCCGCTTATTTTCAATAATATCATCCTCAGTTAATCGGCCCAATTTCATTTTGGCAAGTAGAATGAGTTCTCTACGCTCGGTGTACTCGAAGTCCTTGTAGATCTCTTGATTCTTCTTATGGAACAGATGGATTAGCTCCGTTAGTTCGAAATAGGGCAGCTTCCCTGATTTCCATTCCAAAAAAGATTGATACAAAGGTTCCAAAGCTTGTTCAGATACAAACCTGTGATACTCGTCAATAATCTCACGCTCTTGCTGTCTTTTTAGTTGCTTAGGAGTTAATTTGTTCTCCACGATTTCCCTCCTCTTTTCATTGAACTAAGGAATGCTAAATGGCACACTGCTGCTACCAGTAGAATAACGATGCTAAAATAACTGACTAGTTTCTAACCAATCCAACTAGCAAAGAATATTTATATAACAACTCATTTTATTGCAGTAGTTAATCATTTTTCATTACTCAACTTTATTTTCCTGGGCGGAAAACGTTAACGATATCAGTAGCCTTTTGTCATTGCACCAACTTTAATCGGTAACACTAATTATTTTCTTTAAACACTTGATTGTCTAGGTTTACGTTTGCTATTCTATTTATTAAAATTGGTCATCCGATAAAAATGCACCCTCTCTACGGTTTGCAAAAAAACAAACAAAATCATAACTTTACGGCATCGTCATGATAGGTCAAACTTACTAAGATTAATCAGAAAGCTATTATACTTGAACCTATGTCTTCTCTATGGAGGTGATCTATGAATCTTCAAAATAAGCTTGTATTCATTACAGATGCGGATAGCAGCAGCGGCAAAGCAATCATAAGTCGTTTATCGCAATACGGTGCCAATTTTATTTTGAACAGCTGCAGTGGGGGTAAGGCATTATCATCCGAAATACAGCTTGTCCAAGAAGCCAAGCTTAAGGCAATTGTCGTTAATATCAACCTTTGCAGCGGTAAAGAGGTTGAGGAAATGCTGTTTCAAGCCGAGTCAACGGTTGGTACGGTCGATGTTCTTATTCACAATAATAAGGAAATTCACCAGAGCTCCATTGAATTTGGTGAGGAAGAGCTTTTTTGGCATAGTCTATCCGTTAACGCCAAATCAGCCTTTATTTGCACGCAGGCTGTTGGCAAGCAAATGAAGAATACGCTAGCAGGAAAAATCATTTACGTATCTACGATCCATGCCGAGAAACCGACCGGCTCCGCCTTCACTTACAGCATCGCTAAGGGTGCTGTCAAAATGCTCTCGAAGGAAGCCTCGTTAGTGCTTGGCCGCTAT from Paenibacillus sp. FSL H8-0548 encodes the following:
- a CDS encoding class I SAM-dependent methyltransferase, which translates into the protein MNELEYKSFYELVGKLNGWDFSKVKSTSEGAKWDFFREVSQRCKQSDILLDIGTGGGEALISIADTALLLVGIDESSAMVKTANENIKKLNKKNVRVLKMDSERISFPELFFDVVCSRHAPFYADEVAKVLINDGIFLTQQVSEGDKSNIKQAFGRGQAFGVPEGTLKDQYISELSQAGFKDIQSFEYDATDYFKTYEDLIFLLKYTPIIPGFGTHENDFDILEKFIETYQTGKGIMTNSKRFMISARK
- a CDS encoding DUF3885 domain-containing protein translates to MPQDMYSYLKDKFPEYWSDINIRFELGEPYRNGSKRRIVQVNKRVNTIFEELYKPTDFIYVLIKDWGPYEDPMFGNTTPEYLYELLQERSIEEDTHFEIDEDEDEDGNRFEVKNQYQFKVLSGLVSSIPYKKILEGVSHYEQGREPSIGQKVYFLSREKDILFHMYDDRGCIVHAISKENLKTLYVKYNDWIVDYWREYIDGIFKD
- a CDS encoding SDR family oxidoreductase, producing the protein MNLQNKLVFITDADSSSGKAIISRLSQYGANFILNSCSGGKALSSEIQLVQEAKLKAIVVNINLCSGKEVEEMLFQAESTVGTVDVLIHNNKEIHQSSIEFGEEELFWHSLSVNAKSAFICTQAVGKQMKNTLAGKIIYVSTIHAEKPTGSAFTYSIAKGAVKMLSKEASLVLGRYGVSVNTIELGPLPSDNAIFQSTLSTLYDDYEYKVPNALLGSDEDLAELVAFLSSDYSRYMNGADIRLDGGFLLHYMNFKMKKP